One genomic segment of Streptomyces sp. RerS4 includes these proteins:
- a CDS encoding SigE family RNA polymerase sigma factor: MAHGEVLEFEEYVRTRQDALLRSARRLVPDPTDAQDLLQTALVRTYGRWEGIADKSLADAYLRRVMINTRTEWWRARKLDEVPTEQLPDASVEDGSDQRADRALLMDILKVLAPKQRSVVVLRHWEQMSTEETAAALGMSTGTVKSTLHRALARLRQELESRDLDMRALERGDHTTRYEGRERCAA, encoded by the coding sequence ATGGCGCACGGCGAGGTACTCGAATTCGAGGAGTACGTACGCACCCGGCAGGACGCGCTCCTGCGCAGTGCCCGTCGCCTGGTCCCGGACCCCACCGACGCGCAGGACCTCCTCCAGACCGCGCTGGTGCGCACCTACGGCCGCTGGGAGGGCATCGCCGACAAGTCCCTGGCCGACGCCTACCTCCGCCGCGTCATGATCAACACCCGGACGGAGTGGTGGCGCGCCCGCAAGCTCGACGAGGTCCCCACCGAGCAACTCCCGGACGCCTCCGTCGAGGACGGCTCCGACCAGCGCGCCGACCGCGCCCTGCTGATGGACATCCTCAAGGTGCTGGCGCCCAAGCAGCGCAGTGTGGTCGTGCTGCGACACTGGGAGCAGATGAGCACCGAGGAAACGGCCGCGGCGCTCGGCATGTCGACGGGAACCGTGAAGAGCACCCTGCACCGCGCCCTGGCCCGACTCCGGCAGGAGCTGGAGAGTCGGGACCTGGACATGCGCGCGCTGGAGCGCGGGGACCACACCACGCGGTACGAGGGGCGGGAGCGGTGCGCGGCCTGA
- a CDS encoding DUF397 domain-containing protein yields MTATERPEWRKSSYCGAGDACVYVAAAPGTLVRVADRADPAHLVMATTHDAWADFVRAVKQTSD; encoded by the coding sequence ATGACCGCGACCGAGCGCCCCGAGTGGCGGAAATCGTCCTACTGCGGCGCCGGCGATGCCTGCGTCTACGTCGCCGCGGCCCCCGGCACGCTCGTGCGGGTCGCCGACCGGGCAGACCCCGCGCACCTCGTGATGGCCACCACCCACGACGCCTGGGCCGACTTCGTACGGGCCGTGAAGCAGACCAGCGACTGA
- the cseB gene encoding two-component system response regulator CseB, protein MAETHVLFVEDDDVIREATTLALERDGFVVTAMPDGLSGLESFRANRPDIALLDVMVPGMDGVSLCRRIRDESTVPVIMLSARADSIDVVLGLEAGADDYVTKPFDGSVLVARIRAVLRRFGHAGGARYGASTGSGADDSGERGVLSFGDLEVDTEGMEVRRSGSPVALTPTEMRLLLEFSSAPGTVLSRDRLLERVWDYDWGGDTRVVDVHVQRLRTKIGQDRIETVRGFGYKLKA, encoded by the coding sequence ATGGCGGAGACCCATGTGCTGTTCGTCGAGGACGACGACGTCATCCGTGAGGCCACGACCCTGGCGCTGGAACGCGACGGGTTCGTGGTCACCGCCATGCCCGACGGCCTGTCCGGCCTGGAGTCCTTCCGCGCGAACCGCCCCGACATCGCGCTGCTCGACGTGATGGTGCCGGGCATGGACGGCGTCAGCCTGTGCCGGCGCATCCGTGACGAGTCCACCGTGCCCGTGATCATGCTGTCGGCGCGGGCCGACTCCATCGACGTGGTCCTCGGCCTGGAGGCCGGCGCCGACGACTACGTCACCAAGCCCTTCGACGGCTCCGTCCTGGTCGCCCGCATCCGCGCCGTCCTGCGCCGTTTCGGCCACGCCGGCGGCGCCCGGTACGGCGCCTCCACCGGCTCCGGCGCGGACGACTCCGGCGAGCGCGGGGTGCTGTCCTTCGGGGACCTGGAGGTCGACACCGAGGGCATGGAGGTCCGCAGGTCCGGATCGCCGGTGGCCCTCACCCCGACCGAGATGCGCCTGCTGCTGGAGTTCTCCTCCGCGCCCGGCACCGTCCTGTCCCGCGACCGGCTCCTGGAGCGGGTGTGGGACTACGACTGGGGCGGCGACACCCGCGTCGTGGACGTCCACGTGCAGCGACTGCGCACCAAGATCGGCCAGGACCGCATCGAGACGGTCCGCGGCTTCGGCTACAAGCTCAAGGCCTGA
- a CDS encoding Lsr2 family protein — MAQKVQVLLVDDLDGGEADETVTFALDGKTYEIDLTTANAEKLRGLLDPYTKSGRRTGGRASTGRAKGRTAASTGNPDTAEIRAWAKSQGMSVNDRGRVPAEIREAYENR, encoded by the coding sequence GTGGCACAGAAGGTTCAGGTCCTTCTTGTCGACGACCTCGACGGTGGCGAGGCGGACGAGACCGTGACGTTCGCTCTGGATGGCAAGACCTACGAGATCGACCTCACCACCGCGAACGCAGAAAAGCTCCGCGGGCTGCTCGACCCTTACACCAAGAGCGGCCGCCGCACCGGGGGCCGCGCCTCCACGGGCCGCGCCAAGGGTCGTACCGCGGCGTCCACGGGCAACCCGGACACCGCCGAGATCCGCGCCTGGGCGAAGTCCCAGGGAATGAGCGTCAACGACCGCGGCCGCGTCCCGGCCGAGATCCGCGAGGCCTACGAGAACCGCTAG
- a CDS encoding M23 family metallopeptidase, translated as MSAKRVSTRRIRTAVTATGLGVVLALGAGTAAAFADEAPTALPATAELAAVQAQAKAQADAAAAKTALWAKPVTGYTLSATFGLGGNMWSHKHSGQDFAVPTGTPVKAAAAGTVVKAGPNGGGDGPAYGNAVVIKHANGKYSQYAHLSKIQVRIGSKVAVNQQIALSGNTGNSSGPHLHFEIRTTPNYGSAINPMAFLRGAGVTI; from the coding sequence ATGTCCGCGAAGCGCGTCAGCACCCGTCGTATCCGTACCGCCGTCACCGCCACCGGTCTCGGTGTCGTCCTGGCGCTCGGAGCCGGCACGGCCGCCGCCTTCGCCGACGAGGCCCCCACCGCGCTGCCCGCCACCGCCGAGCTCGCCGCCGTTCAGGCGCAGGCCAAGGCGCAGGCCGACGCCGCCGCCGCGAAGACCGCCCTGTGGGCGAAGCCGGTCACCGGCTACACCCTCTCCGCGACCTTCGGTCTGGGCGGCAACATGTGGTCCCACAAGCACTCCGGCCAGGACTTCGCCGTCCCGACCGGCACCCCGGTCAAGGCCGCCGCCGCCGGCACCGTCGTCAAGGCCGGCCCCAACGGTGGCGGCGACGGCCCCGCGTACGGCAACGCCGTCGTGATCAAGCACGCGAACGGCAAGTACTCCCAGTACGCGCACCTGTCGAAGATCCAGGTCAGGATCGGCTCGAAGGTCGCCGTCAACCAGCAGATCGCGCTGTCCGGCAACACCGGCAACTCCAGCGGCCCGCACCTGCACTTCGAGATCCGCACCACCCCGAACTACGGCTCGGCCATCAACCCGATGGCCTTCCTGCGCGGCGCCGGCGTCACCATCTGA
- a CDS encoding A/G-specific adenine glycosylase, with protein sequence MTASPSHTSAAHSRALLHSSVISWFEEHARDLPWRRPEAGPWGVMVSEFMLQQTPVSRVLPVYEQWLARWPRPADLAAEAPGEAVRAWGRLGYPRRALRLHGAAVAITERHGGDVPRDHGQLLALPGIGEYTAAAVASFAYGQRHAVLDTNVRRVFARTATGVEYPPNATTAAERRLARELLPEDEPTAARWAAASMELGALVCTAKSPDCARCPVAGLCAWRLAGKPAHAGPPRRGQTYAGTDRQVRGKLLAVLREAVGPVPRSVLDTVWDEPVQRARALDGLVSDGLVEPLAQGMYRLPHS encoded by the coding sequence ATGACTGCATCGCCTTCACACACCTCCGCCGCGCACTCCCGCGCGCTGCTGCACTCGTCCGTCATCTCGTGGTTCGAGGAGCACGCCCGCGACCTGCCCTGGCGTCGGCCCGAGGCCGGCCCCTGGGGGGTCATGGTCAGCGAGTTCATGCTCCAGCAGACCCCGGTCTCCCGGGTGCTGCCGGTCTACGAGCAGTGGCTCGCCCGCTGGCCCCGGCCCGCCGACCTGGCCGCCGAGGCCCCGGGCGAGGCCGTACGGGCCTGGGGCCGCCTGGGCTACCCCCGCCGGGCCCTGCGCCTGCACGGCGCGGCCGTGGCGATAACGGAACGGCACGGGGGCGACGTACCGCGCGATCACGGGCAGTTGCTCGCGCTGCCGGGGATCGGCGAGTACACGGCGGCGGCGGTGGCCTCGTTCGCGTACGGGCAGCGGCACGCGGTGCTCGACACCAACGTGCGCCGGGTGTTCGCCCGCACCGCCACGGGCGTGGAGTACCCGCCGAACGCGACCACGGCCGCCGAGCGGCGCCTGGCGCGCGAGCTGCTGCCCGAGGACGAGCCGACGGCGGCCCGGTGGGCGGCGGCGTCCATGGAGCTCGGCGCGCTGGTGTGCACGGCGAAGAGCCCGGACTGCGCGCGCTGTCCGGTGGCCGGGCTGTGCGCGTGGCGGCTGGCCGGGAAGCCGGCGCACGCGGGGCCGCCGCGGCGCGGTCAGACGTACGCGGGGACCGACCGGCAGGTGCGCGGCAAGCTCCTCGCGGTGCTGCGCGAGGCGGTCGGCCCGGTGCCGCGGTCGGTGCTCGACACGGTCTGGGACGAGCCGGTGCAGCGGGCGCGGGCGTTGGACGGGCTGGTGTCCGACGGGTTGGTGGAGCCGCTCGCGCAGGGCATGTACCGGCTGCCGCACAGCTGA
- a CDS encoding LamG-like jellyroll fold domain-containing protein → MTDGTDRPHSPQPDPAPGSGGGYGYPPGPIPGGFGAPDPGQPNPYQPEPAQGQGFGPPPPGPAAQEPPQAAFPPPESFSATPQPDWQAMADRTEAERRKRRLLTFGIGGLALVLVAGGAGFFLLNGKDDPTDKPTTAASGSPDPSGGSAESPDPKASEDGSPTVPGEPNLLRDRSGKMAVALGPGASLGELAKRTEVRFKGTPDSYAQGAEAGVDVTKSFTVSTRAYNVAETGSRMAVSQGDGDSYSFELGFEVVGGKKAWVFRVQTGDKGQAATAQQVVADNVDTTRTWALLTGTYDAEKKTIALWVDDKQAGQAQVSGIWAGPGPLQLGRARHHGIWSAAWDGPLDHIRIFDQALGQAQITGLKNNKLDKKTRPTHSWLI, encoded by the coding sequence ATGACTGACGGTACGGATCGCCCCCACAGCCCCCAGCCCGACCCCGCCCCCGGGAGCGGCGGCGGCTACGGATACCCGCCGGGGCCGATACCCGGCGGGTTCGGCGCGCCGGATCCGGGGCAGCCGAACCCGTACCAGCCCGAACCGGCCCAGGGACAGGGCTTCGGGCCGCCCCCGCCCGGCCCGGCGGCGCAGGAGCCGCCGCAGGCCGCGTTCCCGCCCCCCGAGAGCTTCAGCGCCACCCCGCAGCCGGACTGGCAGGCGATGGCCGACCGTACGGAGGCCGAGCGGCGCAAGCGCCGGCTGCTGACCTTCGGGATCGGGGGGCTCGCCCTGGTCCTGGTCGCGGGCGGCGCGGGCTTCTTCCTCCTGAACGGGAAGGACGACCCCACCGACAAGCCGACGACGGCCGCCTCGGGCTCCCCCGACCCCTCCGGCGGCTCGGCCGAGTCCCCCGACCCCAAGGCCTCCGAGGACGGCTCCCCCACCGTGCCGGGCGAGCCGAACCTGCTGCGCGACCGCAGCGGCAAGATGGCCGTCGCCCTGGGCCCCGGCGCCTCCCTGGGCGAGCTGGCCAAGCGGACCGAGGTCCGCTTCAAGGGGACGCCCGACTCCTACGCGCAGGGCGCGGAAGCCGGCGTCGACGTCACCAAGAGCTTCACCGTCTCCACCCGCGCCTACAACGTGGCCGAAACCGGCTCCCGGATGGCGGTGAGCCAGGGCGACGGGGACTCGTACTCCTTCGAGCTGGGCTTCGAGGTCGTGGGCGGCAAGAAGGCCTGGGTGTTCCGGGTCCAGACCGGCGACAAGGGCCAGGCGGCGACGGCCCAGCAGGTCGTCGCCGACAACGTCGACACGACGCGGACCTGGGCCCTGCTGACCGGCACCTACGACGCGGAGAAGAAGACGATCGCGCTCTGGGTCGACGACAAGCAGGCCGGGCAGGCGCAGGTCTCCGGCATCTGGGCGGGCCCCGGCCCCCTCCAGCTCGGGCGGGCGCGCCACCACGGGATCTGGAGCGCGGCCTGGGACGGGCCGCTCGACCACATCCGCATCTTCGACCAGGCGCTGGGCCAGGCGCAGATCACGGGCCTGAAGAACAACAAGCTCGACAAGAAGACCAGGCCGACGCACTCCTGGCTGATCTGA
- the cseC gene encoding two-component system sensor histidine kinase CseC — protein MTRFTLRTGIRWKITFAIAAVGALTALALSLVVHSAARVSMLESARDGELARVQFIAVNAEAGRKPIWGAKLNDPDLPTELREKARSGRRGTYVQETPRGKQEVWAAVPLGNGQVLSLHHPFRESANMVRDLDQALIVGSLAVVIGGSALGVLIGGQISRRLRKAAAAAQRVAHGDPEVRVRDAVGGVVRDETDDLARAVDAMADALQQRLEAERRVTADIAHELRTPVTGLLTAAELLPPGRPTELVRDRAQAMRALVEDVLEVARLDSASERAELQDVALGEFVSRRVASLMPEAGVRVVADEIVSTDPRRLERILGNLLANAARYGRAPIQVDVEGRVVRVRDHGPGFPEALLREGPSRFRTGSTDRAGVGHGLGLTIAEGQARVLGARLTFRNVAAPGGSVTEGASAGAVAVLWLPEHAPTATGSFPVIQLPG, from the coding sequence ATGACGCGTTTCACCCTGCGCACGGGGATCCGCTGGAAGATCACGTTCGCCATCGCCGCCGTCGGCGCGCTCACCGCGCTCGCCCTGAGCCTGGTGGTGCACAGCGCTGCCCGCGTGTCGATGCTGGAGAGCGCCCGCGACGGGGAGCTGGCCCGCGTCCAGTTCATCGCCGTGAACGCCGAGGCCGGGCGCAAGCCCATCTGGGGCGCCAAGCTCAACGACCCCGACCTGCCCACCGAGCTGCGGGAGAAGGCCCGCTCGGGCCGGCGCGGCACCTACGTCCAGGAGACCCCGAGGGGCAAGCAGGAGGTGTGGGCCGCCGTACCGCTCGGCAACGGGCAGGTGCTGTCGCTGCACCACCCCTTCCGGGAGAGCGCCAACATGGTCCGCGACCTGGACCAGGCGCTGATCGTCGGCTCCCTGGCCGTGGTGATCGGCGGCTCGGCGCTCGGCGTGCTCATCGGCGGCCAGATCTCGCGCCGGTTGCGCAAGGCCGCCGCCGCCGCCCAGCGGGTGGCACACGGCGATCCGGAGGTCCGCGTACGGGACGCCGTGGGCGGCGTCGTCCGCGACGAGACGGACGACCTCGCGCGGGCGGTGGACGCCATGGCCGACGCCCTCCAGCAGCGGCTGGAGGCCGAGCGGCGGGTCACCGCCGACATCGCGCACGAGCTGCGGACCCCGGTGACGGGCCTGCTCACGGCCGCGGAACTGCTGCCTCCGGGCCGCCCCACGGAGCTGGTGCGCGACCGCGCGCAGGCCATGCGGGCACTGGTCGAGGACGTCTTGGAGGTGGCCCGGCTGGACAGCGCCTCCGAGCGGGCCGAACTCCAGGACGTGGCCCTGGGCGAGTTCGTCAGCCGCCGGGTGGCCTCGCTGATGCCGGAGGCCGGCGTACGGGTCGTCGCGGACGAGATCGTCAGCACCGACCCGCGCCGCCTGGAGCGGATCCTCGGCAACCTGCTGGCCAACGCCGCGCGCTACGGCCGGGCCCCGATCCAGGTGGACGTCGAGGGCCGCGTCGTGCGCGTACGCGACCACGGGCCCGGCTTCCCCGAGGCGCTGCTGCGGGAGGGGCCGAGCCGCTTCCGGACCGGCTCGACGGACCGGGCCGGCGTCGGGCACGGGCTGGGGCTGACCATCGCGGAGGGGCAGGCGCGGGTCCTCGGCGCCCGGCTGACGTTCCGCAACGTGGCCGCCCCCGGCGGATCGGTGACCGAGGGCGCGTCGGCCGGTGCGGTGGCGGTGCTGTGGCTGCCGGAACACGCCCCGACGGCCACGGGCAGCTTCCCCGTCATCCAGCTCCCGGGGTGA
- a CDS encoding ATP-dependent Clp protease ATP-binding subunit, translated as MFERFTDRARRVVVLAQEEARMLNHNYIGTEHILLGLIHEGEGVAAKALESLGISLEAVRQQVEEIIGQGQQAPSGHIPFTPRAKKVLELSLREALQLGHNYIGTEHILLGLIREGEGVAAQVLVKLGADLNRVRQQVIQLLSGYTGGGKESATAGGPAEGTPSTSLVLDQFGRNLTQAARESKLDPVIGREKEIERVMQVLSRRTKNNPVLIGEPGVGKTAVVEGLAQAIVKGEVPETLKDKHLYTLDLGALVAGSRYRGDFEERLKKVLKEIRTRGDIILFIDELHTLVGAGAAEGAIDAASILKPMLARGELQTIGATTLDEYRKHLEKDAALERRFQPIQVAEPSLPHTIEILKGLRDRYEAHHRVSITDEALVQAATLADRYISDRFLPDKAIDLIDEAGSRMRIRRMTAPPDLREFDEKIAGVRRDKESAIDSQDFEKAASLRDSEKQLLAAKAKREKEWKAGDMDVVAEVDGDLIAEVLATATGIPVFKLTEEESSRLLRMEDELHKRVIGQKDAIKALSQAIRRTRAGLKDPKRPGGSFIFAGPSGVGKTELSKTLAEFLFGDEDALISLDMSEFSEKHTVSRLFGSPPGYVGYEEGGQLTEKVRRKPFSVVLFDEVEKAHPDIFNSLLQILEDGRLTDSQGRVVDFKNTVIIMTTNLGTRDISKGFNLGFAAQGDVRTGYDRMKAKVNEELKQHFRPEFLNRVDDTVVFHQLSQEDIIQIVDLMIAKVDERLKDRDMGIELSGDAKQLLAKRGYDPIMGARPLRRTIQREIEDLLSEKILFGELRPGHIVVVGVEGEGEEAKFTFRGEEKSALPDLPPIEATGSGPDLSKGA; from the coding sequence ATGTTCGAGAGGTTCACCGACCGCGCGCGGCGGGTTGTCGTCCTGGCTCAGGAAGAAGCCCGGATGCTCAACCACAACTACATCGGCACCGAGCACATCCTCCTGGGCTTGATCCACGAGGGTGAGGGTGTCGCCGCTAAGGCCCTGGAGAGCCTCGGGATTTCGCTCGAGGCTGTTCGCCAGCAGGTTGAGGAGATCATCGGTCAGGGCCAGCAGGCCCCGTCCGGACACATCCCCTTCACCCCGCGGGCGAAGAAGGTCCTGGAGCTTTCGCTCCGTGAGGCCCTCCAGCTCGGCCACAACTACATCGGCACCGAGCACATCCTGCTCGGCCTGATCCGCGAGGGCGAGGGCGTCGCCGCCCAGGTCCTCGTGAAGCTGGGCGCCGATCTCAACAGGGTCCGGCAGCAGGTCATCCAGCTGCTCTCCGGCTACACCGGAGGCGGCAAGGAGTCGGCCACGGCAGGCGGCCCGGCCGAGGGTACCCCCTCGACCTCGCTCGTCCTCGACCAGTTCGGCCGCAACCTCACCCAGGCTGCCCGCGAATCCAAGCTCGACCCGGTCATCGGGCGCGAGAAGGAGATCGAGCGGGTCATGCAGGTGCTGTCCCGCCGGACCAAGAACAACCCGGTCCTCATCGGCGAGCCCGGCGTCGGCAAGACCGCCGTCGTCGAGGGCCTGGCCCAGGCCATCGTCAAGGGCGAGGTGCCCGAGACCCTCAAGGACAAGCACCTCTACACCCTGGACCTGGGTGCGCTCGTCGCCGGTTCCCGCTACCGCGGTGACTTCGAGGAGCGCCTGAAGAAGGTTCTCAAGGAGATCCGCACCCGCGGCGACATCATCCTGTTCATCGACGAGCTCCACACCCTCGTGGGTGCGGGTGCCGCCGAGGGCGCGATCGACGCCGCGAGCATCCTGAAGCCCATGCTGGCCCGTGGTGAGCTCCAGACCATCGGTGCCACGACGCTCGACGAGTACCGCAAGCACCTTGAGAAGGACGCCGCGCTGGAGCGCCGCTTCCAGCCGATCCAGGTGGCGGAGCCTTCCCTCCCCCACACGATCGAGATCCTCAAGGGCCTGCGCGACCGCTACGAGGCCCACCACCGCGTCTCCATCACGGACGAGGCCCTCGTCCAGGCGGCGACGCTCGCGGACCGCTACATCTCGGACCGCTTCCTGCCGGACAAGGCGATCGACCTGATCGACGAGGCCGGCTCCCGGATGCGCATCCGTCGGATGACGGCGCCGCCGGACCTCCGCGAGTTCGACGAGAAGATCGCGGGCGTGCGCCGCGACAAGGAGTCGGCCATCGACTCCCAGGACTTCGAGAAGGCGGCTTCGCTCCGTGATTCGGAGAAGCAGCTGCTCGCCGCGAAGGCCAAGCGCGAGAAGGAATGGAAGGCCGGCGACATGGACGTCGTCGCCGAGGTCGACGGTGATCTGATCGCCGAAGTCCTCGCGACCGCGACCGGCATTCCCGTCTTCAAGCTCACGGAGGAGGAGTCTTCCCGCCTCCTGCGCATGGAGGACGAGCTCCACAAGCGCGTCATCGGCCAGAAGGACGCCATCAAGGCGCTCTCCCAGGCCATCCGCCGCACCCGTGCGGGTCTGAAGGACCCGAAGCGTCCCGGTGGCTCGTTCATCTTCGCCGGCCCGTCCGGTGTCGGTAAGACCGAGCTGTCCAAGACGCTCGCCGAATTCCTCTTCGGCGACGAGGACGCGCTGATCTCCCTCGACATGTCGGAGTTCAGCGAGAAGCACACGGTTTCCCGTCTCTTCGGTTCGCCCCCCGGCTACGTGGGCTACGAAGAGGGCGGCCAGCTGACCGAGAAGGTCCGCCGGAAGCCGTTCTCCGTCGTCCTCTTCGACGAGGTCGAGAAGGCGCACCCGGATATCTTCAATTCCCTTCTCCAGATCCTGGAGGACGGTCGCCTGACCGACTCCCAGGGCCGGGTCGTGGACTTCAAGAACACGGTCATCATCATGACGACCAACCTGGGTACGCGGGACATCTCCAAGGGCTTCAACCTGGGCTTCGCCGCCCAGGGCGACGTCCGCACCGGCTACGACCGGATGAAGGCGAAGGTCAACGAAGAGCTCAAGCAGCACTTCCGGCCCGAGTTCCTGAACCGTGTCGACGACACGGTCGTCTTCCACCAGCTCAGCCAGGAAGACATCATCCAGATCGTCGACCTGATGATCGCCAAGGTGGACGAGCGCCTCAAGGACCGCGACATGGGCATCGAGCTCAGCGGTGACGCGAAGCAGCTCCTGGCCAAGCGCGGCTACGACCCGATCATGGGTGCGCGCCCGCTGCGCCGGACCATCCAGCGCGAGATCGAGGACCTGCTGTCGGAGAAGATCCTCTTCGGCGAGCTGCGCCCCGGTCACATCGTGGTCGTCGGCGTGGAGGGTGAGGGCGAGGAAGCCAAGTTCACCTTCCGCGGCGAGGAGAAGTCGGCTCTGCCCGACCTGCCTCCGATCGAGGCCACGGGCTCCGGCCCGGACCTCTCCAAGGGTGCCTAA
- a CDS encoding amino-acid N-acetyltransferase, protein MGDLSTADAKAVTIRRARTRDVPALRRLLDQYVQQRILLDKAPVVLYEDIQEFWVAERDSDGRVVGCGALHVMWEDLAEVRTLAVDRDWKGAGVGHRVLAQLLETARRLGVSRVFCLTFEVDFFAKHGFVEIGETPVETDVYMELLRSYDEGVAEFLGLERVKPNTLGNSRMLLHL, encoded by the coding sequence ATGGGAGACCTTTCCACCGCAGACGCAAAAGCAGTGACGATCCGCCGTGCGCGCACCCGTGACGTCCCGGCCCTGCGCCGCCTGCTCGACCAGTACGTGCAGCAGCGGATCCTCCTCGACAAAGCCCCCGTGGTGCTTTACGAGGACATCCAGGAGTTCTGGGTCGCGGAACGGGACTCCGACGGCCGGGTGGTGGGCTGTGGCGCCCTCCACGTCATGTGGGAAGACCTCGCCGAAGTGCGCACACTCGCCGTCGACCGCGACTGGAAGGGCGCCGGCGTCGGTCACCGGGTGCTCGCCCAGTTGTTGGAGACGGCCCGCCGGCTCGGGGTGAGCCGGGTATTCTGCCTGACCTTCGAAGTGGACTTCTTCGCGAAGCACGGGTTCGTCGAGATCGGCGAGACCCCCGTCGAGACCGATGTCTACATGGAGCTGCTGCGTTCCTATGACGAGGGTGTCGCCGAGTTCCTCGGTCTCGAACGAGTGAAGCCGAACACCTTGGGCAACAGTCGGATGCTTCTGCACCTCTGA
- a CDS encoding SCO3374 family protein, with the protein MVPRPAGAVLPSPPDSLPGSSPDFAWYERVLGWTVAAGSPALLLTGLRFDVLELPAEAGAEVLRGPVVTGPVALTGRRMCFLVAPGGAEELDGLLDWLEWGGVGLDLVALGAGGGITAPVPPRCSRGPGAALWLRPPEPGCEARLPALPGPGRGPGSGAGPGENGVGPDLVRLVAAAATECHRARLGRRTRRS; encoded by the coding sequence ATGGTTCCTCGCCCCGCCGGCGCCGTCCTCCCGTCGCCCCCGGACTCGCTCCCCGGCTCGTCCCCGGACTTCGCCTGGTACGAGCGCGTGCTCGGCTGGACGGTGGCCGCGGGGTCGCCCGCCCTGCTCCTCACCGGGCTCCGCTTCGACGTGCTGGAGCTGCCCGCCGAGGCGGGCGCCGAGGTGCTGCGGGGGCCCGTGGTCACCGGTCCCGTGGCGCTGACGGGGCGCAGGATGTGCTTCCTGGTGGCCCCGGGCGGCGCCGAGGAGCTCGACGGGCTGCTGGACTGGCTGGAGTGGGGCGGCGTGGGCCTGGATCTGGTGGCCCTGGGTGCGGGGGGCGGGATCACCGCCCCCGTGCCGCCCAGGTGCTCCCGGGGCCCGGGGGCCGCGCTCTGGCTGCGGCCCCCTGAGCCGGGGTGCGAGGCCCGGCTGCCGGCCCTGCCCGGTCCGGGGCGGGGCCCCGGGTCCGGTGCCGGACCCGGTGAGAACGGCGTGGGGCCCGATCTCGTACGCCTGGTGGCCGCGGCGGCGACGGAATGCCACCGCGCCCGCCTGGGTCGGCGTACGCGTCGGTCCTAG
- a CDS encoding BlaI/MecI/CopY family transcriptional regulator gives MPRPLGELEDAVMTRVWQWNRPVTVREVLEDLQRERSIAYTTVMTVMDNLHQKGWVRREAEGRAYRYTAVSTRAAYSAALMNEAWSTSDNPAAALVAFFGMMSAEQREALRDAVRIVQHDDETQADPEGESGEPGPEPGR, from the coding sequence GTGCCTCGCCCCTTGGGAGAACTCGAAGACGCAGTGATGACGCGGGTGTGGCAGTGGAACCGCCCCGTCACCGTTCGGGAAGTCCTGGAAGACCTCCAGCGGGAACGGTCCATCGCGTACACCACGGTCATGACCGTTATGGACAATCTCCATCAGAAGGGCTGGGTCCGGCGGGAAGCCGAAGGCCGCGCCTATCGATATACGGCGGTCTCCACCCGGGCCGCCTACTCGGCCGCACTGATGAACGAAGCCTGGTCCACCAGCGACAACCCCGCTGCCGCTCTCGTGGCCTTCTTCGGCATGATGTCGGCGGAACAGCGCGAAGCCCTCCGCGACGCCGTCCGGATCGTCCAGCACGACGACGAGACCCAGGCCGATCCCGAAGGGGAGTCCGGCGAGCCGGGGCCCGAGCCGGGGCGATAA